The following proteins are encoded in a genomic region of Ctenopharyngodon idella isolate HZGC_01 chromosome 12, HZGC01, whole genome shotgun sequence:
- the plaub gene encoding plasminogen activator, urokinase b isoform X1 has translation MFVSRWCGSLSFNLRSGPVLSDPGLFPGKFMPWILSCESKSCFTMLLITCTVFQRLKTEGEMAGLCCLSLILALAALTVCRAQRRHFSSALHDKSGVLCLNGGTPVPSLLGLHLFCKCPKGFSGSSCETDESVSCFDRFDRNYRGPMSKSERGRECLYWDSKRVRETEGYPKNLVPGRHKQCGNPDSSRRPWCYVQTPSGIIREDCEIPGCTKDHSSDLTTDSPTGAQSGWQCGQREERSMKVVGGALSTVELHPWMAAVFSRRSWGRAFTCGGSLISPCWVLTAAHCFPDGTQTKKLSVFLGKNAINETDIQKEQEFSVSELIIHEHFDNTDGNFNNDIALLKIHSPDGRCAKESSSVKTVCIPGPHQTISHGTSCEITGYGKEQEGSWYYSQYLREAKVKVVSQDLCSSKAYYGNMITDNMLCAASPDWSMDACKGDSGGPLVCRVHDRAFLFGVVSWGEGCSREFRPGVYAKVSNYHHWILKKTGLSSLTAHRRT, from the exons ATGTTTGTTTCCCGTTGGTGCGGATCTCTGAGCTTTAATCTTCGCTCCGGGCCTGTTCTGTCTGATCCTGGCCTGTTTCCAGGAAAATTCATGCCATGGATTCTCAGTTGTGAATCAAAGTCTTGCTTTACTATGCTTTTAATCACATGTACTGTGTTTCAGCGTCTAAAGACTGAAGGAGAAATGGCTGGATTGTGTTGTCTGAGTCTGATTCTAGCGTTAGCAGCGCTcacagtgtgt AGAGCCCAGCGCAGACACTTTTCCAGCGCTTTACATGACAAATCAG GGGTTTTGTGTCTGAACGGTGGGACGCCTGTCCCATCTCTGTTGGGACTTCACCTGTTCTGTAAATGTCCTAAAGGCTTCAGCGGGTCCAGCTGTGAAACAG ATGAATCCGTCTCCTGCTTTGACCGGTTCGATCGGAACTACAGAGGTCCCATGTCTAAATCAGAGAGAGGGCGGGAATGTCTGTATTGGGATTCAAAGAGAGTGCGTGAAACCGAAGGATATCCCAAGAATCTCGTGCCGGGCCGACACAAACAATGCGG AAACCCAGACTCCAGCCGCAGACCGTGGTGTTACGTACAGACGCCGTCTGGGATCATAAGAGAGGACTGTGAAATTCCAGGCTGTACAAAAGATCACA GTTCTGATCTGACTACTGACAGTCCGACAGGTGCACAGTCAG GCTGGCAGTGTGGCCAGAGGGAGGAGCGAAGCATGAAGGTTGTGGGCGGGGCTTTGAGCACGGTGGAGCTCCACCCCTGGATGGCGGCGGTGTTCAGCAGGAGATCATGGGGAAGAGCGTTCACCTGCGGCGGGAGTCTCATCTCACCCTGCTGGGTCCTCACGGCTGCACACTGCTTTCCTGACGG CACTCAGACTAAAAAACTATCAGTATTCCTGGGGAAGAACGCCATAAATGAGACAGACATTCAGAAAGAGCAGGAGTTCAGCGTCTCTGAGCTCATCATCCATGAACACTTCGACAACACAGACGGCAACTTCAATAACGACATCG CGTTGTTGAAGATTCACAGTCCTGATGGTCGCTGTGCTAAAGAGTCCAGTTCAGTGAAGACGGTTTGCATCCCTGGACCGCATCAGACAATTAGTCACGGGACGTCCTGTGAGATCACTGGATACGGCAAAGAGCAAGAAG GGTCGTGGTATTACTCTCAGTATCTCAGAGAAGCAAAGGTCAAAGTGGTGTCACAGGATTTGTGCTCGAGCAAAGCATACTATGGTAACATGATCACAGACAACATGCTGTGTGCCGCGAGTCCTGACTGGAGCATGGACGCGTGTAAG GGTGACTCCGGCGGGCCGTTGGTGTGTCGCGTCCATGACCGTGCGTTCCTGTTCGGTGTGGTGAGCTGGGGAGAGGGATGCTCCAGAGAGTTTCGTCCTGGTGTTTATGCCAAAGTGAGCAACTACCATCACTGGATCCTGAAGAAAACCGGCCTGTCGTCACTCACAGCTCACCGGAGAACATGA
- the plaub gene encoding plasminogen activator, urokinase b isoform X2, producing MAGLCCLSLILALAALTVCRAQRRHFSSALHDKSGVLCLNGGTPVPSLLGLHLFCKCPKGFSGSSCETDESVSCFDRFDRNYRGPMSKSERGRECLYWDSKRVRETEGYPKNLVPGRHKQCGNPDSSRRPWCYVQTPSGIIREDCEIPGCTKDHSSDLTTDSPTGAQSGWQCGQREERSMKVVGGALSTVELHPWMAAVFSRRSWGRAFTCGGSLISPCWVLTAAHCFPDGTQTKKLSVFLGKNAINETDIQKEQEFSVSELIIHEHFDNTDGNFNNDIALLKIHSPDGRCAKESSSVKTVCIPGPHQTISHGTSCEITGYGKEQEGSWYYSQYLREAKVKVVSQDLCSSKAYYGNMITDNMLCAASPDWSMDACKGDSGGPLVCRVHDRAFLFGVVSWGEGCSREFRPGVYAKVSNYHHWILKKTGLSSLTAHRRT from the exons ATGGCTGGATTGTGTTGTCTGAGTCTGATTCTAGCGTTAGCAGCGCTcacagtgtgt AGAGCCCAGCGCAGACACTTTTCCAGCGCTTTACATGACAAATCAG GGGTTTTGTGTCTGAACGGTGGGACGCCTGTCCCATCTCTGTTGGGACTTCACCTGTTCTGTAAATGTCCTAAAGGCTTCAGCGGGTCCAGCTGTGAAACAG ATGAATCCGTCTCCTGCTTTGACCGGTTCGATCGGAACTACAGAGGTCCCATGTCTAAATCAGAGAGAGGGCGGGAATGTCTGTATTGGGATTCAAAGAGAGTGCGTGAAACCGAAGGATATCCCAAGAATCTCGTGCCGGGCCGACACAAACAATGCGG AAACCCAGACTCCAGCCGCAGACCGTGGTGTTACGTACAGACGCCGTCTGGGATCATAAGAGAGGACTGTGAAATTCCAGGCTGTACAAAAGATCACA GTTCTGATCTGACTACTGACAGTCCGACAGGTGCACAGTCAG GCTGGCAGTGTGGCCAGAGGGAGGAGCGAAGCATGAAGGTTGTGGGCGGGGCTTTGAGCACGGTGGAGCTCCACCCCTGGATGGCGGCGGTGTTCAGCAGGAGATCATGGGGAAGAGCGTTCACCTGCGGCGGGAGTCTCATCTCACCCTGCTGGGTCCTCACGGCTGCACACTGCTTTCCTGACGG CACTCAGACTAAAAAACTATCAGTATTCCTGGGGAAGAACGCCATAAATGAGACAGACATTCAGAAAGAGCAGGAGTTCAGCGTCTCTGAGCTCATCATCCATGAACACTTCGACAACACAGACGGCAACTTCAATAACGACATCG CGTTGTTGAAGATTCACAGTCCTGATGGTCGCTGTGCTAAAGAGTCCAGTTCAGTGAAGACGGTTTGCATCCCTGGACCGCATCAGACAATTAGTCACGGGACGTCCTGTGAGATCACTGGATACGGCAAAGAGCAAGAAG GGTCGTGGTATTACTCTCAGTATCTCAGAGAAGCAAAGGTCAAAGTGGTGTCACAGGATTTGTGCTCGAGCAAAGCATACTATGGTAACATGATCACAGACAACATGCTGTGTGCCGCGAGTCCTGACTGGAGCATGGACGCGTGTAAG GGTGACTCCGGCGGGCCGTTGGTGTGTCGCGTCCATGACCGTGCGTTCCTGTTCGGTGTGGTGAGCTGGGGAGAGGGATGCTCCAGAGAGTTTCGTCCTGGTGTTTATGCCAAAGTGAGCAACTACCATCACTGGATCCTGAAGAAAACCGGCCTGTCGTCACTCACAGCTCACCGGAGAACATGA
- the LOC127523841 gene encoding zinc finger MIZ domain-containing protein 1-like, protein MNSFPSMDRHIQQTNDRLHCIKQHLQNPANFQTAATELLDWCGDPRAFQRPFEQSLMGCLTVVSRVAGQQGFDMDLGYRLLAVCAANRDKFTPKSAALLSSWCEDLGRLLLLRHQKSRQPDPSVGKNPMQANINNMKPALSHGDASFQYDSVSWQQNTNQPPGSVSVVTTVWGVTNTSQSQVLGNPMVNPNSHMNPMTGGNGAMNPGQFTAPQQFSSKVNANQAYMQQGMYGRSSYPGGGGGGGGFGGSYGGGPNHAGGMGLPSQTRPPSDFSQPAAAAAAAAVAAAAATATATATATVAALQETQHKDMNQYGPMCSSFQMGPNQAYSTQFVNQPGPRGPPAHPGTMNMGQPRGQMAQMGPYGGHPQRMPQQGYGPRPMQGVKRPYPGEGSYGQQYGPNGQFSSQQGQFPNPAATRGLSSPHYPTQRTPAQPGTAAQYQTGSMGHFYKEPSNNFNTGNFHYSQSSVNGPPRSMGSYPHSPLPGNPTPPVTPGSNMPQFPSPNQDIKPQFPPDIKPNINALPPPSGNLNEELRLTFPVRDGVVLDPFRLEHNLAVSNHIFHLRPTVHQTLMWRSDLELQFKCYHHEDRQMHTNWPASVQVSVNATPLTIERGDNKTSHKALHLKHVCQPGRNTIQITVTACCCSHLFVLQLVHRPSVRSVLQGLLRKRLLTAEHCITKVKRNFSSVAVSVAGAGLNADDGVEQTAIKVSLKCPITFRRIQLPARGHDCKHVQCFDLESYLELNCERGTWRCPVCNKSALLEGLEVDQYMWGILNALQNSEFEEVTIDPSCSWRPVQIKSELHIKEDPDGLMSKRFKTTSPSQMVLPNVTDMIAQLGPGASPYPNQNQQNNSTNQFNSPGNSYQGHSKFGDYPHGNPAASSVSEFVQGPHLSHPPADLLTSESGLTHALHDTMPRPLNTDQSHNPLQHSMHGPPNSQPLRHNAPPHPCRPPPTQQSSTPGSHMHPEMTFNPSPANLEGQSSADAREASLDLLPDLMNPDDLLSYLDPPDLPSSSNDDLLSLFENN, encoded by the exons ATGAATTCTTTCCCGTCCATGGACAGACACATCCAGCAAACCAACGACCGGCTCCACTGCATCAAACAG CACCTGCAAAATCCAGCAAACTTCCAAACGGCAGCAACGGAGCTGTTGGACTGGTGCGGAGATCCACGAGCGTTTCAGCGGCCCTTTGAGCAAAGCCTGATGGGATGCCTAACG GTGGTGAGTCGTGTAGCAGGTCAGCAGGGCTTCGACATGGATCTGGGGTATCGGCTGCTAGCCGTTTGTGCAGCAAACAGGGAcaaattcaccccaaaatcagcAG caTTGCTGTCCTCGTGGTGTGAGGATCTGGGTCGACTGCTGCTGCTGCGTCATCAGAAAAGCAGACAACCCGATCCATCTGTGGGCAAGAACCCGATGCAAGCCAACATCAACAACATGAAGCCAGCGCTCTCACACGG TGATGCATCATTTCAATATGACTCCGTCTCCTGGCAACAAAACACCAATCAACCGCCGGGTTCTGTGTCCGTGGTGACCACCGTATGGGGTGTGACCAATACGTCACAGAGTCAA gtgtTGGGGAACCCCATGGTAAACCCAAACAGCCATATGAACCCCATGACCGGAGGTAACGGGGCTATGAACCCGGGACAGTTTACTGCACCGCAGCAGTTTTCATCCAAGGTTAATGCAAACCAGGCCTACATGCAGCAGGGGATGTACGGGAGATCCAGCTATcctggaggaggaggaggaggaggagggttCGGGGGAAG TTATGGGGGAGGTCCTAACCATGCAGGTGGGATGGGCCTGCCTTCACAGACACGCCCCCCTTCAGACTTCAGCCAACCAGCTGCTGCCGCCGCCGCTGCTGCTgtagctgctgctgctgctacagCGACCGCCACAGCCACGGCGACGGTTGCCGCCCTACAGGAGACGCAACACAAGGACATGAATCAATACGGCCCG ATGTGTTCCTCCTTTCAAATGGGACCAAACCAGGCTTACAGCACTCAGTTTGTGAATCAGCCCGGCCCCCGGGGGCCCCCTGCCCACCCTGGCACCATGAACATGGGCCAGCCTCGGGGGCAGATGGCACAGATGGGGCCGTATGGGGGTCACCCACAGAGGATGCCCCAGCAGGGCTACGGGCCACGACCCATGCAGGGGGTGAAGAGACCGTATCCTGGAGAG GGGAGCTACGGGCAGCAGTACGGACCAAATGGGCAGTTTTCCTCTCAACAAGGGCAGTTCCCGAACCCCGCCGCCACCAGAGGCCTCTCCTCGCCCCATTACCCCACGCAGAGGACGCCGGCACAGCCCGGGACCGCAGCACAGTACCAGACCGGCAGCATGGGACACTTCTACAAG GAACCCAGTAATAACTTCAACACGGGGAACTTTCATTACAGCCAGTCCAGCGTGAACGGG CCTCCGCGGTCGATGGGCAGTTACCCCCACTCTCCGTTACCGGGAAACCCCACGCCCCCCGTGACGCCAGGAAGTAACATGCCACAGTTTCCGTCACCAAACCAGGACATAAAGCCCCAGTTTCCTCCCGATATCAAACCCAACATAAATGCACTGCCGCCCCCTTCAG GTAACCTTAACGAGGAGCTCCGACTGACATTCCCGGTTCGGGATGGTGTGGTTCTAGACCCGTTTAGACTCGAACACAACCTGGCCGTCAGTAATCACATCTTCCACCTGCGGCCCACCGTCCACCAGACGCTCATGTGGAG gtctGATCTGGAGCTTCAGTTCAAGTGTTATCATCATGAAGACAGACAGATGCACACTAACTGGCCGGCGTCGGTGCAGGTCAGCGTCAACGCCACACCTCTCACCATCGAACGGGGCGACAACAAGACTTCCCACAAAGCCCTGCACCTGAAACACGTGTGTCAGCCGGGCCGGAACACCATCCAGATCACAGTGACGGCCTGCTGCTGT TCGCACCTGTTTGTCCTTCAGCTGGTTCACCGGCCGTCGGTTCGATCGGTTCTGCAGGGGTTACTGAGGAAGAGACTCCTCACCGCTGAACACTGCATCACTAAGG TGAAGAGGAACTTCAGCAGCGTAGCCGTGTCTGTGGCCGGTGCCGGACTGAACGCTGACGATGGGGTGGAACAAACGGCCATCAAAGTGTCTTTAAAATGTCCAATCACGTTCCGGCGTATTCAGCTGCCGGCGAGAGGCCATGACTGCAAACATGTGCAG TGCTTTGACCTGGAATCGTATTTAGAGCTGAACTGTGAGCGGGGCACATGGAGATGTCCGGTCTGCAA TAAATCAGCTCTGTTAGAAGGTCTGGAGGTGGATCAATACATGTGGGGGATCTTAAACGCTCTCCAAAA CTCAGAGTTCGAGGAGGTCACGATAGACCCATCGTGCAGCTGGAGGCCGGTTCAGATCAAATCTGAGCTGCACATAAAAGAAGATCCAGACGGGCTGATGTCCAAGCGCTTCAAAACCACGAGCCCCAGTCAGATGGTGCTGCCCAACGTGACGGACATGATCGCTCAGCTCGGCCCGGGAGCGTCTCCGTATCCTAACCAGAACCAGCAGAACAACAGCACTAACCAGTTCAACAGCCCAG GAAACAGTTACCAGGGCCACAGTAAGTTTGGTGACTATCCCCATGGCAACCCTGCAGCATCATCAGTTAGTGAGTTCGTTCAGGGGCCGCACCTGTCGCACCCCCCCGCTGACCTGCTGACCTCTGAGAGCGGCCTGACACACGCGCTACACGACACG ATGCCTCGCCCACTCAACACAGATCAATCCCACAATCCCCTGCAGCACAGTATGCATGGTCCGCCCAACAGTCAGCCGTTACGTCACAACGCCCCGCCCCACCCCTGCAGGCCGCCGCCCACCCAGCAGAGCTCCACCCCCGGCAGCCACATGCACCCAGAGATGACCTTTAACCCCTCGCCGGCCAACCTGGAGGGTCAGAGCAGCGCGGACGCACGCGAGGCCTCTTTAGAT CTGCTGCCAGACCTGATGAATCCAGATGATCTTCTGTCCTACCTGGATCCTCCGGACCTTCCCAGCAGCAGCAACGATGAtctgctctctctctttgaGAATAACTGA